From Pulveribacter suum, a single genomic window includes:
- the prpF gene encoding 2-methylaconitate cis-trans isomerase PrpF — protein MSNNNTLRIPATYMRGGTSKGVFFRLEDLPPACQQPGRARDRFLQRVIGSPDPYGKQVDGMGGATSSTSKCVIVSRSTRADHDVDYLYGQVAVEDDFVDWSGNCGNLTAAAAAFALHAGLVPPERIPQDGACTVRIWQANIGKTILAHVPVADGQVQEAGGFTLDGVASPAAEIVLEFLDPAPEEEGASGAVLPTGNAQDVLDVPGIGRFVASFVNAGIPTVFLNAHELGYTGAELQPAINGDAAALARLETIRAHAAVRMGLIADVTEAARRQHTPKIAFVAPPADYTASSGRQVAQEDVDVLVRALSMGRLHHAMMGTAAVAIATAAAIPGTLVCQAAGGAARTHVRLGHPSGTLRVGAEVQQGADGQWQARKAVMSRSARILMEGWVRVPAGSF, from the coding sequence ATGAGCAACAACAACACACTGCGCATCCCCGCCACGTATATGCGCGGGGGCACCAGCAAGGGCGTTTTCTTTCGCCTGGAAGACCTGCCCCCCGCCTGCCAGCAACCCGGCCGCGCGCGCGACCGCTTCTTGCAGCGCGTGATCGGCAGCCCCGACCCTTACGGCAAGCAGGTGGACGGCATGGGCGGCGCCACGTCCAGCACCAGCAAGTGCGTGATCGTGAGCCGCAGCACGCGCGCCGACCACGACGTGGACTACCTCTACGGCCAGGTCGCCGTCGAGGACGACTTCGTGGACTGGTCGGGCAACTGCGGCAACCTCACCGCCGCCGCCGCTGCCTTCGCCCTGCACGCCGGCCTGGTGCCGCCCGAGCGCATCCCGCAGGACGGCGCCTGCACCGTGCGCATCTGGCAGGCCAACATTGGCAAGACCATCCTGGCCCACGTGCCCGTCGCCGATGGCCAGGTGCAGGAGGCGGGCGGCTTCACGCTGGACGGCGTGGCCTCCCCGGCCGCCGAGATCGTGCTCGAATTCCTCGACCCCGCGCCCGAGGAGGAAGGCGCCAGCGGCGCCGTGCTGCCCACCGGCAACGCGCAGGACGTGCTCGACGTGCCCGGCATCGGCCGCTTCGTCGCCAGCTTCGTCAACGCCGGCATCCCCACCGTGTTCCTGAACGCGCACGAGCTGGGCTACACCGGCGCCGAGCTGCAACCCGCCATCAACGGCGACGCGGCGGCGCTGGCGCGGCTGGAGACCATCCGCGCCCACGCCGCCGTGCGCATGGGCCTGATTGCCGACGTGACCGAGGCCGCGCGCCGCCAGCACACGCCAAAAATCGCCTTCGTCGCGCCGCCGGCCGACTACACCGCATCCAGCGGCCGCCAAGTCGCGCAAGAGGACGTGGACGTGCTCGTGCGCGCCCTGTCCATGGGCCGGCTGCACCACGCCATGATGGGCACGGCGGCCGTCGCAATCGCCACCGCAGCGGCCATTCCCGGCACGCTGGTCTGCCAGGCGGCGGGCGGCGCAGCGCGCACCCACGTCCGCCTGGGCCACCCCAGCGGCACCCTGCGCGTGGGCGCCGAGGTGCAGCAAGGCGCGGACGGCCAGTGGCAGGCGCGCAAGGCCGTCATGAGCCGCAGCGCCCGCATCCTGATGGAAGGCTGGGTGCGCGTGCCCGCCGGCAGCTTCTGA